A genomic segment from Andrena cerasifolii isolate SP2316 chromosome 7, iyAndCera1_principal, whole genome shotgun sequence encodes:
- the LOC143371294 gene encoding putative lipid scramblase CLPTM1, translated as MVGAENDSQDRKEVDVRENTDMDSNSQQNGELVPVENNEERDVNGEIDEQRKKHQPTFLESFYSITKSLVIRALIIYFISYLFRRPQPEVNPQSPTRLQAVNIFENGTSFDMHIYLSEFEKFKQFDDPRTLIWLERGLIYGDWYSGPNNDGSRVVQYKFIPSDQLKNNGSIYLHVYVTKSGKSPNPKAGKNIYAGDYMSYSKKMLNKFKKIRYQKRHNLLTGETAISKEETEQAELLNQDYVSHWHPNLTINLVTDQTNWVFGQVPPPLDTYINFLPGETFYKPVIYANDFWNMQRDYQPLNSTVEELELKLSYQPLSLFKWQIYAAQTMRNEWTSSLMGESSDEDDNIQDTLKETLLETNPYLLGLTIIVSFLHSIFEFLAFKNDIQFWNNRNSLEGLSVRSVFFNVFQSLVVLLYVLDNETNTVVRIGCAVGLCIEVWKINKVVDITVHRDSKLLGVFPSISFHDKGSYVESSTKEYDRLAFKYLSWVLYPLLGGYAIYSLMYLEHKGWYSWVLSMLYGFLLTFGFIMMTPQLFINYKLKSVAHLPWRMMSYKFLNTFIDDIFAFVIKMPTLYRIGCFRDDIVFFVFLYQRWIYKTDLTRINEFGFSGEMEANVSSDKKPQAIKDRPKDEADKKNE; from the exons ATGGTGGGTGCTGAAAATGATAGTCAGGATCGTAAGGAAGTCGATGTCAGAGAAAATACGGACATGGACAGCAACAGCCAACAGAACGGGGAGTTGGTTCCTGTGGAAAATAATGAGGAAAGAGAT GTAAATGGGGAAATCGATGAGCAGAGGAAAAAACATCAGCCTACGTTCCTCGAGTCGTTCTACTCGATAACAAAGTCTTTAGTCATACGTGCcctcattatttattttattagctATCTGTTCAGACGCCCTCAACCTGAAGTTAATCCACAGTCGCCGACGCGTCTGCAAGCTGTAAATATATTCGAGAATGGAACATCGTTCGATATGCATATTTATCTGTCCGAGTTCGAGAAGTTTAAGCAGTTTGATGATCCGCGCACATTGATTTGGCTGGAGCGGGGATTGATATATGGAGATTGGTATAGCGGACCAAATAATGACGGCTCGAGGGTTGTTCAATACAAATTCATTCCATCTGATCAATTAAAGAACAACGGATCCATATACCTCCATGTGTATGTCACAAAGAGCGGAAAATCCCCGAACCCCAAGGCGGGCAAGAATATTTACGCGGGGGATTACATGTCgtattctaaaaaaatgttaaataaatttaaaaagatcagGTATCAGAAGAGGCATAACTTGTTAACTGGCGAAACTGCTATAAGTAAAGAAGAGACCGAA CAAGCTGAATTACTGAATCAGGACTATGTATCACATTGGCACCCCAATTTAACTATTAACTTAGTAACTGATCAAACAAACTGGGTATTCGGGCAAGTACCACCACCTCTAGATACAT ATATTAACTTTTTACCCGGAGAAACGTTTTACAAACCTGTTATATACGCGAATGACTTTTGGAATATGCAAAGGGACTATCAACCATTGAATAGTACAGTGGAGGAGCTAGAACTAAAATTATCTTACCAACCTCTCTCGTTGTTTAAATGGCAAATTTATGCAGCTCAGACCATGAGGAACGAGTGGACATCTTCGCTTATGG GAGAATCGTCGGACGAAGATGATAATATTCAAGATACTTTAAAGGAAACATTATTGGAAACGAATCCTTACTTGCTGGGTCTAACTATAATTGTATCATTTTTACATAGTATATTCGAATTCCTGGCGTTTAAAAACG ACATTCAATTCTGGAACAATCGCAACTCGTTGGAGGGTCTGTCGGTTCGATCTGTATTCTTCAATGTTTTCCAATCGCTCGTCGTCTTGTTGTACGTTCTCGACAACGAAACGAATACCGTTGTGCGAATCGGCTGCGCCGTAGGATTATGCATAGAAGTATGGAAGATTAATAAGGTCGTAGACATTACCGTTCACAGGGATTCGAAGCTACTCGGTGTCTTTCCAAGTATAAGTTTCCACGACAAAGGGTCGTACGTAGAATCTTCCACAAAAGAATACGACAGGCTTGCCTTCAAGTATCTATCGTGGGTCCTCTATCCTCTTTTAGGAGGATACGCGATTTATTCGCTGATGTATTTAGAGCATAAAGGGTGGTACTCGTGGGTGCTAAGTATGCTTTATGGATTCTTACTGACATTCGGATTCATTATGATGACGCCGCAATTGTTTATCAATTATAAACTAAAGAGCGTGGCACACCTTCCATGGCGCATGATgtcttacaaatttttaaatacattcatCGACGATATCTTCGCGTTCGTTATAAAGATGCCGACGCTCTACAGAATCGGCTGCTTCCGCGACGATATcgttttctttgtatttttgtacCAGAGATGGATATACAAGACCGATCTCACCAGGATAAACGAGTTCGGTTTCTCTGGCGAAATGGAGGCTAATGTCAGTAGTGATAAGAAGCCGCAAGCTATTAAAGATCGTCCGAAAGACGAGGCGGACAAAAAGAACGAGTGA
- the Caf1-105 gene encoding chromatin assembly factor 1, p105 subunit has product MWCTTPEISWHNRDPVLSIDVQAGVYETSKGVTFWRVATGGADSHVLIWYVTTKENDGATVKCVADLERHQKAVNVVRFSPSKDILASGDDESTIILWKRKEECEFFISEETENKEQWVSWKVLRGHLEDVYDISWSPDSNMLVSGSVDNTAILWDIHKGRSTAILSDHKGFVQGVSWDPCNQYICTISTDRTCRLIDINKKKTAQRVYKARIPTPRDHSLNDKMVRLFYDDTFKSFFRRLTFSLDGMLIIVPSGIIESLETTETISNATIIFSRYNLKEPLMLLPSLSECTIAVRCCPTYFKLREDGPTPILSLPYRIVFAVATQHSVLIYDTQQISPIAAISNIHYTRLTDVAWSSDGTILVASSTDGYCSIIHFQTGELGEEYKNENNALVKLATNNNCKQSPSFSNIAKSTTEGLSPTIDIDNNAMDIAMRDVKSVFNKSAESVENKSRRSSDHVATQEKKLSSEADVEETEDIMLVYSEDSTNNVAKVNVRATPKKLEVPSVIANKTPRRVQLITLSSPKNLRK; this is encoded by the exons ATGTGGTGCACGACTCCTGAAATCTCATGGCACAACCGTGATCCAGTTCTGAGCATCGACGTGCAAGCCGGAGTTTACGAAACCTCGAAAGGCGTAACATTCTGGAGAGTCGCGACCGGCGGTGCCGATTCTCACGTTCTG ATATGGTATGTAACGACGAAAGAGAACGATGGAGCCACGGTAAAATGCGTAGCAGATTTGGAACGGCATCAGAAAGCAGTGAACGTTGTGCGATTCTCACCCTCAAAGGATATTTTGGCATCTGGAGATGATG AGTCGACCATCATTTTATGGAAGCGAAAGGAAGAATGCGAGTTCTTCATTTCGGAGGAGACCGAGAACAAAGAGCAGTGGGTCTCGTGGAAGGTATTGCGGGGACACCTTGAAGATGTTTACGATATTAGCTGGTCACCGGATTCCAATATGTTAGTCTCCGGGTCCGTAGATAACACGGCTATTTTGTGGGATATTCATAAAGGACGTTCCACAGCTATATTGTCAGATCATAAGGGGTTCGTCCAAGGAGTTTCATGGGACCCCTGTAATCAGTACATATGCACAATAAGTACAGATAG GACCTGTCGGTTGATcgatataaataaaaagaaaacggcGCAACGGGTTTATAAAGCTAGGATTCCCACGCCACGTGACCACTCGTTGAACGATAAAATGGTGCGACTATTTTACGATGATACATTTAAATCGTTCTTTAGGAGATTGACGTTTTCTTTAGATGGGATGTTAATCATCGTTCCATCTGGCATAATCGAGTCGTTAGAAACTACAGAGACAATATCGAATGCCACGATAATCTTTTCCAGATACAATTTGAAAGA GCCTCTTATGCTTTTACCTTCTCTGAGTGAATGCACTATAGCTGTACGATGCTGTCCCACTTATTTTAAATTGCGAGAGGATGGTCCAACGCCTATATTATCTTTGCCATATAGAATAGTGTTCGCCGTCGCCACGCAACATTCGGTATTGATATATGACACTCAGCAAATCTCCCCGATCGCAGCAATATCAAATATACATTATACCAGATTAACTGACGTTGCATG GTCGAGCGATGGTACGATACTAGTAGCATCCTCAACGGATGGCTACTGTTCTATAATACACTTTCAGACAGGCGAGCTGGGCGAGgagtataaaaatgaaaataatgccCTGGTGAAGCTCGCCACGAATAATAATTGTAAACAATCTCCGTCATTCAGTAATATCGCTAAAAGCACGACCGAAGGTCTTTCACCAACCATTGATATAGATAATAATGCGATGGATATCGCAATGCGCGATGTAAAAAGTGTTTTCAACAAGAGCGCAGAAAGCGTGGAAAATAAAAGTAGGAGATCATCGGACCACGTTGCTACCCAAGAGAAAAAGCTAAGCAGTGAAGCAGACGTTGAAGAAACCGAAGATATTATGTTAGTCTATAGCGAAGACAGCACTAACAACGTTGCAAAAGTAAATGTAAGAGCTACACCCAAAAAGCTGGAGGTACCTTCGGTAATTGCTAACAAAACTCCGCGAAGAGTACAATTAATAACTCTTTCCAGTCCGAAGAATCTTAGAAAGTAA